The nucleotide sequence TGCGCTGTCCGAGCAGGTCAGTGCGTCCCCACGGCGGAGGCAGAGCCAGTGGTGCCCAGAGGCCATGAGGGAGCCCGTCAGGCCGAGGACCAGGGGTCTGAGGAGCGAGCGGGAGGACAGGTGGCCCCGCGCCCACCCACAGTGGCTGCTGGGTGTGGTGGGCGCCCACAGGGACTGGGCCCAGTGTCCTTTCGGACAGATGTCCTTTTCTGCCTGGTGACCAAAGGGGCCTGGGACGCCCCTCCCGTGAGTCCCTTCCAGGcccctggggcagagcctggctcggggggcggggcgggccctgATGCGCCCGTCCCTCAGGCATCACCTCCGAGAACGAGCAGGAGGTGAAGCAGCTGTCCTCCGAGACCGACCTGGAGCGGGCCGTGCGCAAGGCGGCGCTGGTCATGTACTGGAAGCTCAACCCCCAGCGGAAGAAGCAGGTGGCCGTGTCCGAGCTGCTGGAGAACGTGGGCCAGGTCAACGAGCACGGTACGCGGCTTCCCCAAGGGTCTCCCGCGGCCtagggaggggcctctgggcaTCCCCTGTGCccgggctccttcctgggggcggGTGGTGACCCGAGAGGCATCTTGGTGTGACACTTGGGGCCACCCTGGAGCCCAGAAACCCCGCAGTGgcacagcccagccccacccGCTGCCCCTCCGCTCTGTCACGCTCTGCCCTCCTGCGGGTCCTCCCTCGGCGGGTGGCACGCGGGAAGAGCCCAGGTGGGTTGTGGCCGATGACGGGTGTTGACAAAAGGGCAGACATGTTGGTGCAGCTGTGTTCACTCCGGAGCAGACCGGACGGAGCCCCAGCAGTAGGGCTGGGACACGGGACGCAGAGTCTAGGCCAGGGAGGACCGGTTATGCTGACCAGAGGTCTCAGTGTGCCCATAAAGGGGACGCGCTGTGCCCAGAGGGGCACTGAGTCACCCTGGTGGGTGGAGGccgagaggtggctgccagaggctcCAGGCCCTGTGGTCCCAGAGCTCGGGGACCCCGGAGAGCACGGCTGGTTTGCAGGGCTGCCGCCTTCACCCTCACTCCCTCTGTCCCTGCAAATGAGGGGGGCACAGCTGGGCCCTGTGGTCCCAGAGCTCGGGGACCCCGGAGAGCACGGCTGGTTTGCGGGGCTGCCGCCTTCACCCTCGCTCCCTCTGTCCCTGCAGATGGAGGGGCACAGCCGGGCCCCGTCCCCAAGTCCCTGCAGAAGCAGCGGCGGGTGCTGGAGCGCCTGGTCAGCAGCGAGTGTGAGTACGGCCGCTCTTCCTCCGCCCGTGGCAGCTCCACGCAGCCGTGCCCGCACCCCGTGCCCGCGTGCACTGCGCCCCCGGGTCTTGGGGCGTGATGGGTGTCAGTTCTGGGCACGGGACCCGGACCCTAGCCATGGGAGCATGCGCCTGAGCGGGAAGGCAGACACGGTGGTCCCTGCGGGCCCTGGGCACATCGGGTCCTGGGCGAGTCAGCAAGGGTGGGCGGCACCCCGCAGGGAGAGTGGGGGCTCCGCACCCAGCACGGgctgtggggtggagggcagagagtgggggggtgggggaagggatggaggatcGGGGGCTCCGGGAGCTGGGGTGCCTTCGGGACGTCCAGTTAGGAGACACCTTCAGGTGCCCTGTGTGCAGCGGCAGCGTGTGAGTGCGCTCCTGGTCACAGCCCTGGGAGCCCACTCGGGGGAGACACGGTGGTGGGGGACCCAGGGCCGCTCAGTTGCCTCGGGGCGGGAGGGCATCGTACTGAGGGCACGTCCCACTCTCCGGCCGTGCAGGTGGGAAATGTGTCTGGAAGGGGCCGGCTCTGGGCAGATCCAGCACTGAGGGTGGGCCCTCGGCTCCTGCTCTGTTCCGGGGCAGCCGTCTGCCtcgtgcgctctctctctctctctcctccttggccGGGTCCTCACCCACCGCCCAGGACAGAGATGGGTGTCTGAGCCCCTGTCTCAGTGTGGCCCAGCCACTGCCCACCTCGCCGCCCAGGCGGTGCCAGCCCTCCGGGCGGTGACAGCCTTGCCGTGCCCTTCTCTCCACTTCAGCCAAGAACTACATCGCGCTGGACGACTTCGTGGAGATCACCAAGAAGTACGCCCAGGGCATCCTCCCCACCGACCTGTTCCTGCAGGACGATGAGGATGACGAGCTGGCGGGCAAGAGCCCCGACGACCTGCCCCTGCGCCTGAAGGTGAGCGCGGCGCCCCCGGGCGGCCTGCCCTCCGCGTCTGAACAACGCTGAGCGGGAGCAGGGTGCCCGCGCTGCGGCCCAGTGTGATTCAGATGACGTCACTTGGAGAAACTTAGCTTACGGTACAGGATGGAGGGTAATTCCTGCAGAACAAGAGCTGGTGCCCAGGAGAGCGGGGGACCCAGGTGCAGGGGGACCCCGGGTGCAGGGACGCCAGGTTGTTTGGTCTGCGGGGGCTCAGGGAGAGGCGGGTAGTGAGCAGAGTGGTGAGGAGGTGAccggggccaggctgagggcagggggcatgccctTCCCCGCCGTCAGCCGCGAGCAGCCCCACATGCCTGACTGAGCGAGGAGTGCACACGTGTGGAGAGCGAGGAGTGGCGGGCCAGGCTGTGACAGCCGTGTTTCCTTGCGGAGACCGGGGTTGCAGACACCAGGTGGCCACCTGCTCTCTCACACACTTCCCCGGCTCACTGGGCTGAGCCGCGTGCGCCGTCTCACCTGCAGAGAACGCCAGGGGGTGAGGCCGGGTGGGCCGGGAGGGGCGCAGGGGGCCAAGTGAGGCCGGGTGGGCCGGGTGGGGCGCAGGAGGCCAAGTGAGGCTGGGTGGGCTGGGTGGGCCGGGTGGGGCGCAGGAGGCCAAGTGAGGCTGGGTGGGCCGGGTGGGGCGCAGGAGGCCAAGTGAGGCTGGGTGGGCTGGGTGGGCCGAGTGGGGCGCAGGAGGCCGGGTGAGCACCTACACAGAGAGAACTGCCCAAGCAGCGGCCCAGGCACCTCAGTGCAAGGCCAAAGCCGGGCTCCATTAGGCCGCCTGTTCTAGAACTTTCTTTGTCATTGAAAAGTTCTCTCAACCATGTGATTGTGTGGCCTCACGGGCAAAAAACAGTGGCCCTGGGCGTCAGGATAGGGTTTCAGATTGGTGGCCAGGAGCCAGCCCCGGGGGGACCCATGCCGGCTCCCTCAGAGCTGCCGCGCCGTTGGTCACAGAGGAGGACGGGAGCGGTGGCCGCCCTGGGGGAGCCTTTGGCCTGTCTTGCCATTTCGAGGTCCCTCCGTGCGGGACCAGTGAGCAGGCTGGTCGGCCGTTGCAAAGGGCCCTCCAGGGAAGCCTGGGGCAGGACCCTCCACAGAGGCCTCTTTGCTCTCCAGCAAGCGCCCCAAGTCCCCACGGAGGCTCCGCTGCGGTGCCCGGGCGCCCCGGTgccccagcgccctccccacAGGCGGGAGCCTGCGCCGCTGCtgccggaggctgctggcccggGAGCCGGCGGCCGGCCCCAGTTTGCTCGTTGGCTCTCTGACTTGCTAGTGGCGGTGACATGCTCAGAGGCCCTCAGTCTCCATGCACACGTGTGTCCTACCCTGTCCCTGGGAGCCCCCCCGCTGCTAGCCAAGGCTCTCGGGCAGATGACAGCCACCTCCCCGGGTGGCCATCAGCTGTGCCCACGCAGAGGGTCTGTCCTGAGGGCGTGGAGGAGGCGGTGCTGCCCACCTCACCCGGGCTGAGGgcaccctcctcccttcccttgccCCTCCACACCCAGAACCCTGCCCTCCACACCACACTGCCAGGACGGGCCACTGTTTCACCCCCTCCAGTCCCCTCCCACGTCCCCCGAGCTCCGGCAGGGCCGCCAGCTCCTGGGATTTCTGCCTGGAAACCAGGCAGGTGTGGGGTCCACCCTGGATGGGGGAAGCACCCCACCTCCTTCCCGAGGCCGCTCCCAGCTCAGCTCCCCACCAGCCTCATTCACCCTTTGCTGCGGCCCAGGCCGAGGGttgcctctgccctctgcctgggtGCAGGCTGGTAACCAAGGCAGGGAAGGGCTGCACTTGATGTGGTTGTGTGTCTGTCCTAAGCGGGATGGGTGGGCGGGGTgtatgggggtgtggggggggtggggggtgggcgggggtgtatgggggtgagggggggggggcggggggcgggggtgtatAGGGGGGAGTGGCTGGTTCCTCAGGTCTCCTGACACCAGCGAACACATCCCGCCCGCCCAGCCCTGTTGCAGTTGAACCACCTCCACTCAGTAGGCGGCCACACCCGCTCTCCACCTTCACACACGGCTCCTCTggagcccctgcccccactgccatccCGGGACTGTTGGAGCCCAGCGTGGGCTTGTGGGGTGCGGTTCCTGTCCCCTGAGCAGGTGGGGAGCCCCGAGGCACGGGTGGGATGAGGTGTGCCCGGCCGCCCAGGGTGCTGTTGTGTGGACAGGGTGAGGCCCGTGGGGCGAGGAGGGCCCAGGGACGGGTGGAAGTGACCCACGAAGAGGGTGTTTCATGGAAAGACCCGCGCAGACGGGGGCCAGAGCTgggtggctgcctcctgggggtcGTGAGGGACAGCGAGCAGGCTCCTGGCTCCACCCTCGtctcgccccctcccccgcaggtgGTCAAGTACCCGCTGCACGCCATCATGGAGATCAAAGAGTACCTGATCGAGATGGCCTCGCGCGCGGGCATGCACTGGCTGTCCACCATCGTCCCCACCCACCACATCAACGCCCTcgtcttcttcttcatcatcagcAACCTGACCATCGACTTCTTCGCCTTCGTCGTGCCCCTGGTGGTCTTCTACCTGTCCTTCGTCTCCATGGTCATCTGCACCCTCAAGGTCTTCCAGGACAGCAAGGCCTGGGAGAGCTTCCGCACGCTCACCGGCCTGCTGCTGCGCTTCGAGCCCAACCTGGACGTGGAGCAGGCCGAGGGCAACTTCGGCTGGAACCACCTGGAGCCCTACGCGCACTTCCTGCTGTCGGTGGCCTTCGTcatcttctccttccccctcgcCAGCAAGGACTGCATCCCCTGCTCGGAGCTGGCCGTGGTGGCCGTCTTCTTCACCGCCACCAGCTACATGAGCCTGAGCAGCTCCGCCGAGCCCTACACCCGCAGGGCGCTGGTGACCGAGGTGGCCGCCggcctgctctccctcctgcccagcctgccctTCGACTGGCACGGCCTGAAGCTGCTGGGCCAGACCCTCCTCACGGTGCCCGTGGGCCCCCTGGTGGTGCTGAACGtcagcctgccctgcctgctctacGTCTAcctgctcttcctcttcttccgcATGGCGCAGCTGCGGCGCTTCCGGGGCACCTACTGCTACCTGGTCCCCTACCTGGTCTGCTTCATGTGGTGCGAGCTCTCCGTGGTCATCCTGCTCCACGCCACCGGCCTGGGGCTGGTCCGCGCCTCCATCGGctacttcctcttcctcttcgcGCTCCCGGTCCTGGCGGCCGGCCTGGCGCTCACGGGCGCGGTGCAGCTTGCCCTCTGGCTCGTGTCGCTGGAGCTCACCAAGGTCGCGGTCACCCTGGCGCTCTGCAGCGTGCCCCTGCTGCTGCGCTGGTGGAGCCGGGCCAACCTCTCGGTGCTGGAGGTGGTCCGGTCGCTGACGCGGAGCTCCGTGGTCAAGCTCATCCTGGTGTGGGTCTCGGCCATCGTGCTGTTCTGCTGGTTCTACGTGTACCGCTCGGAGGGCATGAAGGTGTACAACTCCACGCTGACCTGGCCGCAGTACGGCGCCCTGTGCGGGCCGCGGGCCTGGAAGGAGACCAACATGGCGCGCACCCAGATCCTGTGCAGCCACCTGGAGGGCCACCGCGTCACGTGGACGGGCCGCTTCAAGTACGTGCGGGTGACGGACATCGACAACAGCGCCGAGTCGGCCATCAACATGCTGCCGTTCGTCATCGGCGACTGGATGCGCTGCCTGTACGGCGAGGCCTACCCCGCCTGCAGCCCCGGCAACGCCTCCACGGCCGAGGAGGAGCTGTGCCGCCTCAAGCGGCTGGCCAAGCACCCCTGCCACATCAAGCGGTTCGACCGCTACAAGTTCGAGATCACCGTGGGCATGCCCTTCGGCGCCAACGGCAGCCGCGGCCCCGAGGAGGACGACGTGACCAAGGACATCGTGCTGCGGGCCAGCAGCGAGTTCAAGGACGTGCTGCTGGGCCTGCGCCAGGGCAGCCTCATCGAGTTCAGCACCGTCCTGGAGGGCCGCCTGGGCAGCAAGTGGCCCGTCTTCGAGCTCAAGGCCATCAGCTGCCTCAACTGCGCGGCCCAGCTGGCGCCCGCCCGGCGCCACGTGAAGATCGAGCAGGACTGGCGCAGCACCGTGCACGGCGCCGTGAAGTTCGCCTTCgacttcttcttcttccccttcctgtcGGCCGTGTGAGGGCGCGGCCccgcgggtgggggggggggggggcggggcgcggctgCCCGGCCAGCCGGCGCAACACTAATgctgagtgtgcgtgtgtgtgcgtgtgctcgCGTGTGCACGTGCAGGGGCCTTTGTCGTGTGCAGCTGGCCGCCTCCGCCAGCTGCCTgcttcagctctgccacttggaATGCCCAGCGGCATGGAAATTGCATGCACGGCCTGACCCCGTCCCGACCTCCCCGCGTGAAGCTAGGGTGCCGGGCGGACCGGACACCTGTCCCGACCTCCCCGAGTGAAGCTAGGGTGCCGGGCGGACCGGACGCCCGTCCCGACCTCCCCGAGTGAAGCTGGGTGCCGGGCAGACCGGACGCCCGTCCCGAGAGGCACTTTGAGTGACGttccctccccgctcccagcACCCGACCTGCTCACTTGTGTGGATTTGTTCTTGAATGTGCTGCTGTGTAAACTCAACATGACACTTATTTATTTGGTGGCTGCTAAGCCGCGACAGCTGTCTGCCGGTCCTGCGGGCTCTCTGAGCCGTCACGTGGCCCAGGCCCCTGGTTCCCTCCAGGCCGGAGCCAGGCGAGGGCAGCGAGGGCACAGCACGTCCACGCTGCGCTCTGCTCCACAGCTTGCCTCACgcgagtggggaggggggagggtctcGCCTGGGGTGTCCCTTCCAGCCCCAGGAAAGCCTGGCCGTGTCCCCGCGGGGAGCAGAAGGGCAGGGCCCCAACAGCGAAATAAAGCCTGTGTGGACCCACTGTCTGCTCCGCCTGCCTCTGTCGGAAGGAAGGCCTTTCCCGAGGACAGGTCTGCCCCGCGCCGAGTTCCACGCCAGTGCAGTTTGCGTGGCAACGAGCAGAACTGACTCAGGAATGGCAAGCCCTGCCCATGAGCAGGCCCGGCACCGCCTCCAGGCCGGGCCCTGCCTCGTGGCCTGACTGCCCGGCTGGCCCGCAGTCTGCCATGTCTGAAACGCGCGTGGCCACGGTTATTTGTGAAACCGATCACTGGTGAAACAGCGTGTGCGTGGTTACCGGCGGCTGTGAAACCGTGGCCCGTGGTCAGTGCCGGACAGCGTCACCTCGTCCTGTTTATCCAGCAGCACCACATCCCTGGGCGGTGTGGGGTGAGGTTAAAGGTtggcccacctcccctctgaTCCTAAAGATTTGAGGCCACTAAATGCTTCACAGGTCAGCTCCACCCCCCAGACTCACCACTGActgtcgggggcggggggctggtaCTTCATGAGCGAACACAGGTGGCATCTGTGCTAACCCTGTGTGAGGGGTGACATCTGTCCTAACCCTGTGTGAGGGAGGCGCACTGACGCCCCGAACCAGAGCCACAGGAGAGAGACCGGCTCGGGGAGGCGGCCACCCACATGTCAGCAGCAGAGCCGGCGGGGCCGAGGGCCGCCTGTCCCCTGACCCCAGGGCCCCACTCCGTGCTGGGCAGGCACCGCAGAGCCGCCTGCTCTTGGACGGGTGGGCTGGGCTCCTGAGGATCGCCGGGATTGGGCTTTGGACCCCACAGTGTACTTCTGCCTCCTTCACAGACCCCAGGCCGCTGTCCCCACTGTGAAACAGGAAGTCGGAGCTTAGTGGTTTTCAAAACTTGATAGCAATGCAGCCTTAAACACTCAGGCCCAGGACTCCGTCCGACTGGGAAGGTGCTCCTGGCAAGTtcaggggcagcaggcacagcggatGAGCGCAGGTGCCGCTCCGTGGGAGTTCCACTCGGACCAGCCGTgccaccggggcgggggggggggaaaggggggtgggagaggtcacgcttcccaggcctctgcttcctcGGCTGTGAATTAGGGACGGAACAGGACCGGCCTCGGGTTGTTTTGGGCTCAGATGAGTTAATCTCCTTGCAGGTGGTTAGAACAGGGCCAGGCCCTAGGGAATGCTCTCtaaacattgaatttttaaaaggagttaAATACGCATGGAACTTCAGAACCTCCTAGCTTCTTAGAAACGGAAACTTTGTGAAAATAACCGTGTTTAGAGTGGAGCTGGTCAGAGGGGCCTAATCCAGGCAGAGGGCGGGGTGCCCCGTGGCGCCGtctgcgcccctcccccagccaccccgGGAGGCACCGTCCGCCCTCGTCCCTGCCCCTGCAGGAAAGCTTGGCCAGTGCCCGTGACTGACCAGCTGAAACACTTTATTTAACTTGTCTAATGGGCCTCGGAGGCGCTGGCCGCCCGCGAACAAATATTTACTGCGCTGCGAGGCCGAGCAGACGCGCCTCCGTCAGCCAAGCCCACGTCCGCCCTCAGGAAGACCACCCGGTGGGACGTGAGGCCCCATTCGGAGCAGGAAGCGCCATGGGAGCTGGAGGGAGGCGCCCCAGCCCCGGTGGGAGACGGGCAGGAGGCTTCTGGGGGCGCGTGGGTTCGCCCCCCGtgagagccagggagggagctGGATTTGGCGAGGCCAGAGGAAGACTAACCAACAGCCAGGGCACCCCTGGGAGGCCTCGGGCACGGCCCGATGCCCGTGCTTCGGAGGACAGAGCTGAGGTCAAAGGCCAGGGTGGAGGTGGGCCCATCCTGCCAGCAGCCGGAGCCCCCGGGCTCTGAAGCCCCGGCCGGAAAGGCCGCTGAGCtctgggaggagggcagttgggaggagaggaggcgtgAAGGCCgccctccccgcaggcctggccAGCTGCCTGCTCAGGGCTGGGCCTTGCCCCATCGTCCCCAGCGGCCGCGGGAGCCCCAGGCAGGGCCAGCGTGGGGTCTCACAGGCCTCCCACGAGGCAGTAGCAGCGTCTGAGCTGCTCCCGGAGACCCAGGGGGTGGCGCCATGGGGAGGGATGGATGCCAGGTTCCAATGCAGCTGGGGGaggccccctgctcccccctccacacacacacacacacacctgcatggCTAAGAAATCCGGATTCTGGCCAGCAGTGCCGGGGCCTGGGGAAGCACCGACCCCACCATCCGGGCTGCTGCCGGCAGTCTGGGTCAGCCTGCTGGCTCCACGCTCCAGCAaaccccctcctgctcccctccccagctcccccagcaccccctccctcctgcaggcagCGAGGCCTCCTCACTCCCAGCGAGAACACAGACTGCCCCTACTTCCCCAGGGGTGGCTGGGCCCCGAGGGGGGTGTAGCAAGATCTCAGTTAAAGGGAACCGCAATGATGTCCCTACTGGGCGCCGGctgggagggacgcaggaggggggctggggtgggggtggggggcaggctctGTGCTGACCACATAtgcaaagattttctcctttAATCCCACAACCCCACGAGGTGGGACTGTCAGCCTCCACATACTATAGACGAGAAGACCCGCACAGCAGGGGTCGGTGGTGTCCTGGGACCCACAGCTCATCAAAGCCAGGGAGTGACTCCGGCCGCGGGCTGAGGGCCCTGCCCCGAGCCCCCGCGCAGCCCCTGGCAGGTGCTCAGGGAACATGTGCTGGGTGAGTAAACGAACCCGCAGCGCGGCGAAGGTCAGCGGCGGTCCCCGTAAGGGCAGGA is from Eptesicus fuscus isolate TK198812 chromosome 2, DD_ASM_mEF_20220401, whole genome shotgun sequence and encodes:
- the WFS1 gene encoding wolframin, coding for MDASAPPPSPSRPQPSPPAQPQARSRLNGTSSVKQEKSGAPRAPGPQVGPGPDMGEAGAPAAPPALRARSREGVDRTGPVKGDMETPFEEILEKAKAGDPKAQTEVGKHYLQLAGDADEELNNCTAVDWLTLAAKQGRREAVKLLRRCLADRKGITSENEQEVKQLSSETDLERAVRKAALVMYWKLNPQRKKQVAVSELLENVGQVNEHDGGAQPGPVPKSLQKQRRVLERLVSSESKNYIALDDFVEITKKYAQGILPTDLFLQDDEDDELAGKSPDDLPLRLKVVKYPLHAIMEIKEYLIEMASRAGMHWLSTIVPTHHINALVFFFIISNLTIDFFAFVVPLVVFYLSFVSMVICTLKVFQDSKAWESFRTLTGLLLRFEPNLDVEQAEGNFGWNHLEPYAHFLLSVAFVIFSFPLASKDCIPCSELAVVAVFFTATSYMSLSSSAEPYTRRALVTEVAAGLLSLLPSLPFDWHGLKLLGQTLLTVPVGPLVVLNVSLPCLLYVYLLFLFFRMAQLRRFRGTYCYLVPYLVCFMWCELSVVILLHATGLGLVRASIGYFLFLFALPVLAAGLALTGAVQLALWLVSLELTKVAVTLALCSVPLLLRWWSRANLSVLEVVRSLTRSSVVKLILVWVSAIVLFCWFYVYRSEGMKVYNSTLTWPQYGALCGPRAWKETNMARTQILCSHLEGHRVTWTGRFKYVRVTDIDNSAESAINMLPFVIGDWMRCLYGEAYPACSPGNASTAEEELCRLKRLAKHPCHIKRFDRYKFEITVGMPFGANGSRGPEEDDVTKDIVLRASSEFKDVLLGLRQGSLIEFSTVLEGRLGSKWPVFELKAISCLNCAAQLAPARRHVKIEQDWRSTVHGAVKFAFDFFFFPFLSAV